One window of the Prinia subflava isolate CZ2003 ecotype Zambia chromosome 1, Cam_Psub_1.2, whole genome shotgun sequence genome contains the following:
- the INHBA gene encoding inhibin beta A chain: MPLLWKRGFLLVLCWIIVRSSPTPGSEGHSSVTDCPSCALATLSKDVPSSQPEMVEAVKKHILNMLHLRDRPNITQPVPKAALLNAIKKLHVGKVGEDGYVEIEDDVGRRAEMNEVVEQTSEIITFAESGTAKKMLHFEISKEGSELSVVEHAEVWLFLKVSKANRSRTKVTIRLFQQQRQSKGNSEGVEDTEDGDLKSEKSETLISEKAVDTRKSTWHIFPVSSSVQRLLDQGKSSLDVRIACDLCQETGANLVLLGKKKKKEDDGEGKEKEAGEFTGEEEKEQSHRPFLMMLARHSEDRQHRRRRRGLECDGKVNICCKKQFFVSFKDIGWSDWIIAPTGYHANYCEGECPSHIAGTSGSSLSFHSTVINHYRMRGHSPFANLKSCCVPTKLRPMSMLYYDDGQNIIKKDIQNMIVEECGCS; this comes from the exons ATGCCTTTGCTTTGGAAGAGAGGATTTCTGTTGGTGCTTTGCTGGATTATAGTAAGGAGTTCCCCAACCCCAGGATCCGAGGGGCACAGTTCAGTCACTGACTGTCCATCATGTGCCCTCGCCACGCTCTCAAAGGATGTGCCCAGCTCACAGCCTGAGATGGTGGAAGCAGTAAAGAAGCACATACTGAACATGTTGCACTTGAGGGACAGACCTAATATCACCCAGCCAGTGCCCAAGGCAGCACTTTTAAATGCCATCAAAAAACTCCACGTGGGAAAGGTGGGAGAGGATGGTTATGTGGAAATAGAGGATGATGTTGGAAGAAGAGCTGAAATGAATGAAGTTGTGGAGCAAACCTCAGAAATCATCACTTTTGCAGAATCAG GCACAGCCAAGAAAATGTTGCACTTTGAGATTTCCAAGGAAGGCAGTGAATTATCAGTGGTGGAGCATGCTGAAGTGTGGCTCTTCCTGAAGGTCTCCAAGGCCAACCGGAGCAGGACAAAAGTCACCATCCGCCTGTTTCAACAGCAGCGGCAGTCAAAAGGCAATTCTGAAGGAGTAGAGGATACAGAGGATGGGGACCTGAAAAGTGAAAAGAGTGAGACTTTGATTTCAGAAAAGGCAGTGGACACCCGTAAGAGCACTTGGCACATCTTCCCTGTCTCCAGCAGTGTCCAGAGACTCCTGGACCAAGGCAAGAGCTCTTTGGATGTGCGGATTGCCTGTGACCTGTGTCAAGAGACTGGAGCCAACCTTGTGCTACTGggcaagaagaagaaaaaggaagatgatggggaagggaaagaaaaggaagctggagaattcacaggagaagaggagaaggagcaaTCACATCGGCCCTTCTTGATGATGCTTGCCCGGCACTCGGAGGATCGCCAGCACCGGCGGCGGAGACGAGGCCTGGAGTGTGATGGCAAAGTCAACATCTGCTGCAAGAAACAGTTCTTTGTCAGCTTCAAGGACATAGGATGGAGTGACTGGATCATTGCTCCTACAGGTTATCATGCCAACTACTGTGAAGGAGAGTGTCCCAGCCATATAGCAGGCACATCTGGTTCATCATTATCTTTCCACTCCACTGTCATCAACCACTACCGCATGCGGGGCCATAGCCCTTTTGCCAACCTCAAATCATGTTGTGTGCCCACCAAGCTCCGGCCTATGTCCATGCTCTACTATGATGATGGCCAGAACATCATTAAGAAGGACATACAGAATATGATTGTGGAGGAGTGTGGCTGTTCGTAG